GCGTTCATAAACCGTTCTCTTTTTGTAAGCTCTATAAGCTAAACTGTTTTGGTTGAGTTGGCACTTATAGGCACCAAGCCTCATTGTGCCCCCATAGTCCTTCTTTTCTATTTTTTCTCTCTGGTCAGGTAAAATATCAATTACCGGGAAAGGTGTATGGGAGTCAACTTCAGTAGTGTGGGCTTTTTTCAAGCCAGCTAAATGGCGGGCAATCTCAATTGTTGCCAGCTGCAAACCATAACAAAGTCCTAAAAATGGAATTTTGTGTTCGCGAACATACTTAATCGCTAAAATCTTCCCCTCCACCCCCCTTTTACCAAATCCACCGGGAACAATAACTGCAGAAAAAACCTCCAACTCCTTCAAGGCAGAAGAATTTTTCTCATACTCTTCTGCATTCAGCCACTTAATTTCTGGCTTAAAGCCAAAATGCCAAACTGAGTGTTTGATAGCTTCAATCACAGAAATATAAGAATCAGCCAAAACAAACTTTCCTGTTTGAAAATACTTCCCTACAATACCAATCTTCAAACTTTTTTTAGCAGTCTCAATCACCTTAACTAAACGCTCCCATTCCTTAAAACGAGAGGGTCTGTTTTTAAGACCAAACTTCTTTAAAATCCTCTCACCTATTTTTTCTTTTTCAAAATTAAGGGGCACTTCATAAATTGATTCCACATCAGGCGCAGAGATAACATCTTTTATGTCAATATTCCCTGATACAGAAATTTTTCTTTTGCGAGGTCTATCTAAGGGAAGCTGGGATCTGGCCAAAACAATGTCCGGCTGGACACCCAAAGAATTAAGGGTTCTGATTGCCATTTGTGTAGGCTTGGTCTTCATCTCCCCCAACTTAGAAGGAATGGGAAGATAAGTAACCAAGACAAAAAGGACTTTTTCTGGATATTTTAATTTAAGCCGGCGCGCAGCTTCAAAGAAAACATTATTTTGATACTCGCCCACTGTGCCGCCTATCTCAATCAACAAAAAGTCCGCCTTTGTTTTTCTCTCTGCCGCTTTAATTCTTCTTATAACCTCATTAGGAATATGGGGGATAGTTTCTACACATTTGCCGTCATACTCTAGATTACGCTCTTTCTCAATTACA
The bacterium DNA segment above includes these coding regions:
- a CDS encoding CTP synthase, yielding MTRYIFICGGVISGVGKGVATASIGAILKSKGFKVSAMKIDPYLNVDAGTMNPIEHGEVFVTEDGEETDQDVGHYERFLDNNIYAVNYMTSGKVYLSVIEKERNLEYDGKCVETIPHIPNEVIRRIKAAERKTKADFLLIEIGGTVGEYQNNVFFEAARRLKLKYPEKVLFVLVTYLPIPSKLGEMKTKPTQMAIRTLNSLGVQPDIVLARSQLPLDRPRKRKISVSGNIDIKDVISAPDVESIYEVPLNFEKEKIGERILKKFGLKNRPSRFKEWERLVKVIETAKKSLKIGIVGKYFQTGKFVLADSYISVIEAIKHSVWHFGFKPEIKWLNAEEYEKNSSALKELEVFSAVIVPGGFGKRGVEGKILAIKYVREHKIPFLGLCYGLQLATIEIARHLAGLKKAHTTEVDSHTPFPVIDILPDQREKIEKKDYGGTMRLGAYKCQLNQNSLAYRAYKKRTVYERHRHRYEVNNKFLPQLKKAGLKVAGKNPERNLVEIIEFKDHPYFVATQFHPEFKSRPLRPHPLFRELIRQAIKRAGI